From the Rhodoferax mekongensis genome, one window contains:
- a CDS encoding thiamine ABC transporter substrate-binding protein: MQHGIFSFLKTTLGVALLTAGLSATQAQAQELRVLTHSSFTVPKPLLAQFEKENGVKLRITKAGDAGEMLNKLILTKANPIADVVYGIDNALAPKALAADVLEAGAPAAAGRKPVAELPAPLVPVDYGYVTLNYDKAWFAKNGVALPKTLDDLTQPAYAKLLVVQNPATSSPGYAFLLSTIATLGEDKAFDFWAKLRANGLKVAKGWTEAYYTEFSQNGGKHPLVVSYATSPAAELFYSKTKLAEPPTGSLSLPGAVFRQVEGVALVKGGKNRAAAEKFVDFMRSAPVQTGMQTEMWMFPAEAGVAKAEAFKFAPEPTAFSAPSDADIAAKGAEWVARWTKVVLK, from the coding sequence ATGCAACACGGGATTTTTTCGTTTCTGAAGACCACTTTGGGCGTTGCGCTACTGACAGCGGGGCTGTCTGCGACGCAAGCGCAAGCGCAAGAGCTGCGTGTACTGACCCACAGCTCCTTCACCGTCCCCAAGCCATTGCTGGCCCAGTTTGAAAAAGAGAACGGTGTAAAGCTGCGAATCACCAAAGCGGGTGATGCCGGCGAAATGCTCAACAAGCTCATCCTCACCAAGGCCAACCCGATTGCCGACGTGGTGTATGGCATTGACAACGCTTTGGCCCCCAAGGCACTGGCGGCTGACGTGTTGGAAGCCGGTGCTCCCGCTGCGGCCGGCCGCAAACCCGTGGCTGAACTGCCCGCGCCCCTGGTGCCGGTGGACTACGGCTATGTCACCCTGAACTACGACAAAGCATGGTTCGCCAAAAACGGTGTGGCCTTGCCCAAGACGCTGGACGACTTGACCCAGCCCGCCTATGCCAAATTGCTGGTCGTGCAAAACCCGGCCACCAGCAGCCCCGGCTATGCGTTTTTGCTTTCTACCATCGCCACCTTGGGCGAAGACAAGGCCTTTGATTTCTGGGCCAAGCTGCGCGCCAATGGCCTGAAAGTGGCCAAAGGCTGGACTGAGGCCTACTACACCGAGTTCAGCCAGAACGGCGGCAAGCACCCCCTCGTGGTCAGCTATGCCACCAGCCCGGCGGCCGAGCTGTTTTACAGCAAGACCAAATTGGCCGAACCACCCACAGGCTCCTTGAGCTTGCCCGGTGCGGTGTTCCGCCAAGTCGAAGGCGTGGCGCTGGTCAAGGGCGGCAAAAACCGCGCCGCCGCCGAGAAGTTTGTGGACTTCATGCGTTCTGCCCCCGTTCAAACCGGCATGCAAACCGAAATGTGGATGTTCCCTGCCGAAGCGGGTGTGGCCAAGGCTGAGGCCTTCAAGTTCGCGCCTGAGCCCACGGCGTTTAGTGCCCCTTCGGATGCGGACATTGCGGCCAAGGGCGCAGAGTGGGTGGCACGTTGGACCAAGGTGGTCTTGAAGTAA
- a CDS encoding ABC transporter permease, producing the protein MFQNYRRPAGPLWPLLCSFSWQELRQHPWRNAAAVVSVMLGVALAFSVHLINASALDEFSQAVRSVGGQPDLELRSANSTEGVPLELWGRLQRDPDIVLASPVLEISTYALPASPIPSTNTSAEPKRTLLRVIGIDPLQVAAMAPDLLPRPDKAEGADRLSFFAPDAVFLNPLARQSLGDDTLLLQIGLRMQAVRVAGSVAAGGAALAVMDIAAVQDLFGLGERITRVDLRLRAGVDRKALVQRLQSEADWPAGATLREPGDAVTRVSNLSRAYRVNLTVLALVALFTGGFLVFSVLALSVTRRSQQFALLAVLGLTGRQRLQLVLWEAAALGAFGSALGLLLGTALAALALRLLGGDLGGGYFSGATPALQWSPWAALVFGALGTAAALLGAWGPARLAQALPPAQTLKGLGHSQGGGSGVRWGVALLAAGGLLALLPPVWDMPLAAYLSVAALLLGGIVSLPALVGVVLNRVAPLLARQLLPLLAVERARRVRESAAVAVSGVVAALSLAVALTVMVASFRGSVMDWLDQVLPADLYLRTAISSSALDTAYLDPAFVDQASALPGVARATTQRIQNLSLDSAKPPVALIARPLRDPQSSQLNLPLVGGVAKVPQGSIAIYVSEAMVDLYGARVGEPFPALSLAFKPNQALAPAEYAQAAPFFVAGIWRDYARQSGAITLDRADYLHWTRDTRVNDMAFWLEEGASPEALQSAMRSLADRLAGTPGGEAGRLLEFGSAREIRATSLKIFDRSFAVTYWLQAVAIAIGLFGVAASFSAQVLARRKEFGLLVHLGLTRRQILRVVAMEGAAWTSLGALAGIALGLAVAVVLVHVVNPQSFHWTMELALPWGRLAALGAAVIAAGTLTAWLSGRAAAGRDAVMAVKEDW; encoded by the coding sequence ATGTTCCAGAACTACCGGCGCCCCGCCGGGCCCTTGTGGCCCCTACTTTGCAGCTTCTCCTGGCAAGAGCTGCGCCAGCACCCTTGGCGCAATGCGGCAGCGGTGGTGTCGGTGATGCTGGGGGTGGCGCTGGCGTTTTCGGTGCACCTGATCAACGCCTCTGCCTTGGACGAGTTTTCGCAGGCGGTGCGTTCGGTGGGCGGCCAGCCCGACCTGGAGCTGCGCAGCGCCAACAGCACCGAGGGCGTGCCTCTGGAACTATGGGGCCGCTTGCAGCGCGATCCGGACATTGTGCTGGCCTCGCCAGTGCTGGAAATCAGCACGTACGCCCTGCCCGCCTCACCCATCCCCAGTACGAACACCAGCGCCGAGCCCAAGCGCACGCTGCTGCGGGTGATCGGCATCGACCCTCTGCAAGTGGCCGCCATGGCCCCGGACTTGCTGCCGCGGCCGGACAAGGCCGAAGGCGCAGACAGACTGTCCTTCTTCGCGCCCGATGCCGTTTTTTTGAATCCGCTGGCACGCCAGTCTCTCGGTGACGACACGCTGCTATTGCAGATTGGCTTGCGCATGCAAGCGGTGCGGGTGGCGGGCAGCGTGGCGGCGGGCGGCGCCGCGCTGGCCGTGATGGACATTGCCGCGGTCCAAGACCTGTTCGGCTTGGGCGAACGCATCACGCGGGTCGACCTGCGTCTGCGCGCCGGGGTTGACCGCAAGGCTTTGGTGCAACGACTGCAAAGCGAGGCCGATTGGCCGGCAGGTGCCACACTGCGCGAGCCCGGCGATGCCGTCACCCGGGTCAGCAATCTCTCACGCGCCTATCGGGTGAACCTCACGGTGCTGGCGCTGGTGGCCTTGTTTACCGGCGGCTTTCTGGTGTTTTCGGTGCTCGCCTTGAGCGTGACGCGGCGCTCGCAGCAGTTTGCCTTGCTGGCGGTGCTGGGCCTGACCGGTCGGCAGCGCCTGCAACTGGTGTTGTGGGAAGCCGCTGCTTTGGGTGCCTTCGGCAGTGCGCTGGGCTTGCTGCTGGGCACTGCATTGGCGGCCCTGGCCCTGCGCTTGTTGGGTGGCGACTTGGGTGGCGGTTACTTCAGCGGCGCCACACCGGCCTTGCAATGGAGCCCTTGGGCTGCGCTGGTGTTCGGGGCACTGGGCACTGCCGCAGCTTTGCTCGGCGCATGGGGCCCTGCCCGACTGGCGCAAGCCTTGCCACCCGCCCAAACCCTGAAGGGATTGGGGCACAGCCAAGGCGGTGGCAGCGGTGTGCGTTGGGGCGTAGCGTTGCTGGCGGCCGGCGGTCTGCTGGCCCTCTTGCCCCCGGTGTGGGACATGCCGCTGGCCGCCTACCTGAGTGTGGCGGCCCTGCTGCTGGGCGGTATTGTGAGCCTGCCTGCGCTCGTGGGCGTGGTGCTCAACCGCGTGGCACCGCTTCTGGCACGCCAGCTGCTGCCTCTGCTGGCAGTAGAGCGCGCCCGGCGCGTGCGCGAGAGTGCGGCGGTTGCCGTGAGTGGCGTTGTCGCGGCCCTGAGCCTGGCGGTGGCACTTACCGTGATGGTGGCCAGCTTTCGCGGCTCGGTGATGGACTGGCTGGACCAGGTGCTGCCCGCCGACCTGTACCTGCGCACCGCCATCAGCAGCAGCGCGCTGGACACCGCGTATCTGGACCCCGCCTTTGTGGACCAAGCCAGCGCCCTGCCCGGCGTGGCACGCGCTACCACCCAACGTATCCAGAATCTTTCCCTGGACTCTGCCAAACCTCCCGTTGCGCTGATTGCCCGCCCCTTGCGGGACCCGCAGAGTAGCCAGCTGAATCTGCCCCTGGTGGGAGGCGTAGCCAAGGTCCCACAGGGGAGCATTGCCATTTATGTGAGTGAGGCGATGGTGGATTTGTACGGCGCCAGGGTCGGGGAACCTTTCCCGGCCCTTTCTCTGGCCTTCAAGCCAAATCAGGCCTTGGCGCCCGCGGAATATGCGCAAGCAGCTCCTTTTTTTGTAGCAGGAATCTGGCGGGACTATGCACGCCAGAGCGGCGCTATCACCCTGGACCGCGCGGATTACTTGCATTGGACCCGGGACACGCGGGTCAATGACATGGCCTTCTGGCTGGAGGAAGGCGCGTCCCCCGAGGCCCTGCAGAGCGCCATGCGCAGCCTGGCCGACCGCCTGGCCGGCACGCCCGGTGGCGAGGCCGGCAGGCTGCTGGAATTCGGCTCCGCCCGCGAGATACGCGCCACCAGCTTGAAGATTTTTGACCGGAGTTTTGCGGTGACCTACTGGCTGCAGGCTGTGGCCATTGCCATCGGGCTCTTCGGGGTGGCGGCCAGTTTCAGCGCGCAAGTGCTGGCGCGCCGCAAGGAGTTCGGGCTGCTGGTGCATCTGGGGCTCACACGCCGGCAGATTCTGCGGGTGGTGGCCATGGAGGGCGCTGCGTGGACATCACTGGGCGCATTGGCCGGCATTGCGCTTGGCCTGGCAGTCGCCGTGGTGTTGGTGCATGTGGTCAACCCGCAGAGCTTCCACTGGACCATGGAGCTGGCCCTGCCTTGGGGCCGGCTGGCAGCACTGGGGGCTGCCGTGATTGCGGCGGGGACGCTGACCGCCTGGTTGTCCGGTCGCGCTGCTGCCGGGCGGGACGCAGTGATGGCGGTGAAGGAAGACTGGTAA
- a CDS encoding TRAP transporter substrate-binding protein, translating into MKASPSMFRRAVLAVAGAAVFSAALPALAQDIKPRLIRFGYGLNEQSNQGRAAKVFAEAVEKASGGKMKVRTIGAAALGPDVQMQNSLIGGAQEMMVGSTATLVGITKEMALWDTPFLISNAKEADALLDGPVGDKIRNKLQDKGLVGLAYWENGFRNLTNSKRAINKVEDLEGIKLRVMQNNVFLNSFKTLGANAVPMAFSELFSALETNTVDGQENPFNTILSSKFYEVQKYVTVTNHVYSPWIVLVSKKWWDQLSKDEQKILSDAAKLSRDFERKDTREEAAKAVADLKAKGMQINELSPAESARMRDKLTRVYASIGADIGMDLWNEAQAELVKIRAKK; encoded by the coding sequence ATGAAAGCTTCCCCCTCAATGTTCCGTCGCGCCGTTCTGGCCGTGGCTGGTGCTGCGGTATTCAGTGCCGCGCTGCCTGCACTGGCCCAAGACATCAAGCCCCGCCTGATTCGCTTTGGCTACGGCCTCAATGAGCAGAGCAACCAGGGCCGCGCTGCCAAGGTGTTTGCCGAGGCCGTGGAGAAAGCGTCCGGCGGCAAAATGAAGGTTCGCACCATCGGTGCCGCCGCCCTCGGACCCGACGTCCAGATGCAAAACTCCCTGATCGGTGGCGCGCAGGAAATGATGGTCGGTTCCACCGCCACGCTGGTCGGCATCACCAAAGAAATGGCACTGTGGGACACCCCTTTCCTGATCAGCAACGCCAAGGAAGCGGACGCACTGCTGGATGGCCCGGTCGGCGACAAGATCCGCAATAAGCTCCAGGACAAAGGCCTGGTCGGTCTGGCCTATTGGGAAAATGGTTTCCGTAACCTGACCAACAGCAAACGCGCCATCAACAAGGTGGAAGACCTGGAAGGCATCAAATTGCGTGTGATGCAGAACAACGTCTTCCTCAACAGCTTCAAGACGCTGGGTGCCAACGCCGTGCCCATGGCTTTCTCAGAGCTCTTCAGCGCGCTGGAAACCAACACGGTAGACGGCCAGGAAAACCCCTTCAACACCATCTTGTCGAGCAAGTTCTACGAGGTGCAGAAGTACGTGACCGTGACCAACCACGTCTACAGCCCCTGGATCGTGCTGGTGAGCAAAAAGTGGTGGGATCAGCTGTCCAAGGATGAGCAAAAAATCCTGAGCGATGCTGCCAAACTGAGCCGCGACTTCGAGCGCAAAGACACCCGCGAGGAAGCCGCCAAGGCCGTGGCTGACTTGAAGGCCAAGGGCATGCAGATCAACGAGTTGTCGCCCGCCGAGTCTGCCCGTATGCGCGACAAGCTCACCCGTGTGTACGCCTCCATTGGCGCAGATATCGGCATGGATTTGTGGAATGAAGCGCAGGCCGAGCTGGTGAAAATCCGCGCCAAGAAGTAA
- a CDS encoding TRAP transporter large permease, translating to MSNEGLSFIVFSVGMLALMGIGMNMGLALVLTGAGMAWVLDFWDTQLLAQNLVAGVDSFPLLAVPFFILAGELMNSGGISRRIITMAQAWVGHIRGGLGFVAIGAAVMMASMSGSALADTAALATILMPMMRQQGYPMHTSAGLLASGGIIAPIIPPSMPFVIYGVTTNTSISALFLSGIVPGLIMGAGLIVAWKLVLRNIELPEGQPLPMRERLQATLKAFWAMLMPVIIIGGMKSGVFTPTEAAVVAAFYALVVALFVHREMKVAEVYGVLVRAAKTTAIVMFLCAGAQVASYMITLADLPSVLSGWLGPLVESPRLLMLVMMLVLILVGTALDLTPTILIFAPVMLPIAVKAGIDPVYFGLMFVLNGAIGLITPPVGTVLNVVAGVGRLPLHRVVQGVNPFLITYTLILFLFVLFPQIVTAPVAWMR from the coding sequence ATGAGCAACGAAGGACTCTCATTTATTGTTTTCTCCGTAGGCATGCTGGCCCTCATGGGTATCGGCATGAACATGGGCTTGGCGCTGGTACTGACTGGTGCCGGCATGGCTTGGGTGCTGGATTTCTGGGACACCCAGCTGCTCGCGCAAAACCTGGTGGCAGGGGTGGATAGCTTCCCCCTGTTGGCGGTGCCTTTTTTCATTCTGGCTGGTGAGCTGATGAACAGCGGCGGCATCAGCCGGCGCATCATCACCATGGCCCAGGCGTGGGTGGGGCATATCCGCGGCGGTTTGGGCTTTGTGGCCATCGGTGCGGCGGTCATGATGGCCAGCATGAGTGGCTCGGCCTTGGCCGACACTGCAGCACTCGCCACCATCCTGATGCCCATGATGCGCCAGCAGGGTTACCCCATGCACACCTCTGCGGGGCTGTTGGCGTCGGGCGGCATCATCGCGCCCATCATTCCGCCCAGCATGCCGTTTGTGATTTATGGCGTGACTACCAACACGTCCATCTCGGCCCTGTTCCTCTCCGGCATCGTGCCCGGTTTGATCATGGGCGCGGGATTGATCGTGGCCTGGAAGCTGGTGCTGCGCAACATTGAGTTGCCCGAAGGCCAGCCGCTGCCCATGCGTGAACGGCTGCAGGCCACGCTGAAAGCCTTCTGGGCCATGTTGATGCCCGTCATCATCATCGGCGGCATGAAGTCGGGTGTGTTTACGCCCACCGAAGCTGCCGTCGTGGCGGCGTTTTATGCCCTGGTGGTGGCCTTGTTTGTTCACCGCGAAATGAAGGTCGCCGAGGTCTACGGGGTGCTGGTCCGGGCTGCCAAGACCACTGCCATCGTGATGTTCCTGTGCGCAGGGGCTCAGGTGGCCAGCTACATGATCACCCTGGCGGATTTGCCCAGTGTGCTTTCCGGCTGGTTGGGCCCCTTGGTGGAGAGCCCGCGCCTGTTGATGCTGGTGATGATGTTGGTGTTGATCCTCGTGGGTACCGCACTGGACTTGACGCCCACCATCCTGATTTTTGCGCCGGTGATGTTGCCCATCGCCGTCAAGGCCGGTATTGACCCCGTGTACTTCGGGCTGATGTTCGTGCTCAACGGCGCCATCGGACTGATTACACCGCCCGTGGGCACGGTGCTCAACGTGGTGGCCGGGGTAGGGCGTTTGCCGCTGCACCGCGTGGTGCAGGGTGTGAATCCGTTCCTGATCACCTACACGCTGATTTTGTTTCTCTTCGTGCTTTTCCCGCAGATCGTGACCGCGCCGGTGGCGTGGATGCGCTAA
- a CDS encoding TRAP transporter small permease, which produces MSAPHTPDTPVRNSGFVRTTNVLMAICLGVMALAVFVNVVLRYGFGSGVAASEELSRLLFVWMVFIGATAAYPAGEHMAFTSLLAVLQKRPKALAFMTLLIRLLVLLACGLLGRGAWQQVVVGMDSTSVVLGYPNALLPLPALLCSLSIGAMALWELIQRAPLDLGHTADVE; this is translated from the coding sequence ATGAGTGCCCCCCATACGCCGGACACACCGGTCCGCAACAGCGGCTTTGTCCGTACCACCAATGTGCTGATGGCGATCTGCCTCGGTGTTATGGCTTTGGCGGTGTTCGTCAACGTCGTATTGCGTTATGGCTTTGGCAGTGGGGTGGCTGCGAGCGAAGAGTTGTCGCGCCTGCTGTTTGTCTGGATGGTGTTCATTGGTGCCACGGCGGCCTACCCGGCCGGTGAACACATGGCATTCACCAGTCTGTTGGCAGTATTGCAAAAACGACCCAAAGCACTGGCCTTTATGACCCTGTTGATTCGTCTGTTGGTGTTGCTGGCTTGCGGGTTGTTGGGCCGTGGTGCCTGGCAGCAGGTGGTGGTCGGGATGGACAGCACCTCGGTCGTGCTGGGCTATCCGAATGCATTGCTGCCGCTGCCCGCGCTTTTGTGCTCCTTGTCCATCGGCGCCATGGCGCTGTGGGAGTTGATTCAACGTGCCCCGCTGGACCTGGGCCACACCGCCGACGTGGAGTAA
- a CDS encoding gluconokinase yields the protein MKSIVIMGVAGCGKSSVGARVAAATGMPLVEGDDHHSPANRSKMQQGIALTDADREGWLATLSEQIRLHPQGAVVTCSALKRTYRDRLRAAAPDLLFAFLEISRTDAQARVTARAASHFFSTSLVDNQFATLQSPTGEAGVLTLNAMQPLDDLQAAVTAWLATYEETL from the coding sequence ATGAAATCAATTGTGATCATGGGGGTGGCCGGGTGCGGCAAGTCCAGCGTCGGTGCCCGGGTGGCAGCGGCGACCGGCATGCCGTTGGTGGAGGGGGACGACCACCACAGCCCGGCCAACCGCAGCAAGATGCAGCAGGGCATTGCGTTGACGGATGCCGACCGCGAAGGCTGGCTCGCCACCTTGAGCGAGCAGATCCGCCTGCACCCGCAGGGTGCGGTGGTGACCTGCTCTGCGCTCAAGCGCACGTACCGTGACCGGCTGCGCGCGGCAGCCCCCGATTTGCTGTTTGCATTTCTCGAGATCAGCCGCACGGATGCCCAAGCCCGCGTGACCGCCCGGGCAGCCAGCCACTTCTTCTCTACCAGCCTGGTGGACAACCAATTTGCCACTTTGCAGTCCCCCACCGGTGAAGCCGGTGTGTTGACCCTGAACGCCATGCAACCCTTGGACGACTTGCAGGCTGCCGTGACTGCATGGCTCGCAACCTACGAGGAAACTTTATGA
- a CDS encoding LacI family DNA-binding transcriptional regulator, with the protein MNNPLRPRATGRVTLSDVAQLAGVSPITVSRALRGERAVAPDLVAKVRAAADTLGYVPNPAARALASGQSSHVAVLIPMLSNALFVDLLEALQQTLRQAGFQTLIGITHYDPSEEESLLREQLLHRPAGLIVTGLERHDTTRQLIAQSGVPCVHLMTTEAPQGAHCVGFSQMDAGRDMARHLISKGYRRIAFAAAQLDPRTLQRLQGWRSALQEAGLYDEVLEWLNPAPSSLGLGARMFEQIMGQTPPVDAIFFCNDDLAQGALLAAMRTGVAVPQRVAIAGFNDLTGSDQMVPPLTTVRTPRAEIGHAAAQMLIRLMQGDTVPSEAVNLGYALQVRQST; encoded by the coding sequence ATGAACAACCCTCTCCGGCCGCGCGCCACAGGCCGCGTCACCTTGTCCGATGTGGCGCAGTTGGCCGGCGTCAGCCCCATCACCGTGTCGCGCGCATTGCGGGGTGAGCGTGCGGTGGCGCCCGACCTGGTGGCCAAAGTGCGCGCTGCAGCAGACACGCTGGGCTATGTGCCCAACCCTGCCGCGCGCGCCCTCGCCTCAGGCCAGAGCAGCCATGTGGCTGTGCTTATCCCCATGCTGTCCAACGCCTTGTTTGTGGACTTGCTGGAGGCATTGCAGCAAACGCTCAGGCAAGCCGGTTTTCAAACCCTGATCGGTATTACCCACTACGACCCCAGTGAAGAAGAAAGTTTGTTGCGCGAGCAGCTGCTGCACCGCCCCGCCGGCCTGATCGTGACCGGACTGGAGCGCCATGACACCACCCGACAGTTGATCGCACAAAGCGGGGTGCCCTGCGTCCACCTGATGACCACCGAGGCCCCGCAAGGCGCCCATTGCGTAGGCTTTTCGCAAATGGATGCCGGCCGCGACATGGCCCGCCACCTGATAAGCAAGGGTTACCGGCGCATTGCCTTTGCCGCGGCCCAGCTGGACCCGCGGACCCTGCAACGCCTGCAGGGCTGGCGCAGTGCCTTGCAAGAGGCCGGTCTGTATGACGAAGTACTGGAATGGCTCAACCCAGCCCCCTCTTCGTTGGGCTTGGGGGCTCGCATGTTTGAGCAGATCATGGGGCAGACGCCACCGGTGGACGCCATATTCTTCTGTAACGACGACCTGGCACAAGGCGCTTTGCTGGCGGCCATGCGTACGGGCGTTGCAGTCCCGCAGCGTGTGGCCATTGCCGGCTTCAATGACCTGACCGGCAGTGACCAGATGGTGCCGCCACTCACCACCGTGCGCACCCCGCGTGCCGAAATCGGCCATGCAGCTGCGCAAATGCTGATCCGACTGATGCAGGGCGATACCGTGCCCAGCGAAGCGGTGAACCTGGGCTACGCGCTCCAGGTACGGCAAAGCACCTGA
- a CDS encoding DUF2917 domain-containing protein: protein MSSQSPFSPSSLQAFVSASLSGVNLGAPAAPGVDVEMGKVALCENTPWTLPQGRAVTLKPRTAGVLRVISGRAWATLDVSRNTPLTETGDHFVALGHDLQLRAGQRVVVEAWAYKGQDGIQLQWVPAPENCAASRWQVAVVDPVRDIGHGMALVARAMWRLVAGLAGYAEYLTAGRGRVLRGLESNAP, encoded by the coding sequence ATGTCATCGCAAAGCCCGTTTTCCCCTTCCTCGCTGCAAGCATTCGTGTCTGCCTCCCTGTCCGGCGTGAACCTCGGCGCACCGGCAGCACCCGGTGTGGATGTCGAAATGGGCAAGGTAGCGCTCTGCGAGAACACCCCCTGGACTCTGCCGCAAGGCCGCGCGGTGACCTTGAAGCCCCGCACCGCCGGCGTGCTGCGCGTTATCAGTGGTCGCGCCTGGGCGACGCTGGACGTGTCGCGCAACACACCGCTTACAGAGACCGGTGACCACTTTGTGGCGCTGGGCCATGATCTGCAACTGCGTGCCGGGCAGCGCGTGGTGGTGGAAGCTTGGGCCTACAAAGGGCAGGATGGCATTCAGCTGCAATGGGTGCCAGCGCCGGAAAATTGCGCGGCCAGCCGTTGGCAAGTGGCCGTCGTGGACCCGGTGCGTGACATCGGTCATGGCATGGCTTTGGTCGCTCGTGCCATGTGGCGACTGGTGGCAGGTTTGGCCGGTTATGCCGAATACCTGACGGCAGGCCGCGGCCGGGTGTTGCGCGGTTTGGAGTCCAACGCTCCCTGA
- a CDS encoding LysR substrate-binding domain-containing protein, with translation MSDAIAPNTEIRLRTRPIAVGHLRALEAVARHLNFRAAAEELALTQSAVSRQIQALEDEVGVPLFLRHTRAVELTGAGGQLLRAAVPSLERIDSAVRQIRRTAGRKSVAISTWASFASMWLIPRLEAFQAEYPDIDIRIDATDNPVDLDTSDVDLAIRYTQPGGVNSDAVRLFGEQLTPVASPWLLKSGAPLRKAADLARFALLEASDTHRVQNLEWLTWRRWLELNQQPRLEPKRWMYFNYAHQIAQAALTGQGIALARMPLVADSLASGDLVEVLPGGRIDTPMVYWLLVGARNSSRPEIQAFCDWLLAQAAITRKAIGEVPDPETQAHPD, from the coding sequence ATGTCTGATGCCATCGCCCCGAATACCGAGATCCGCCTGCGTACCCGCCCGATCGCTGTCGGCCACCTGCGCGCACTGGAAGCCGTGGCCCGACACCTGAATTTCAGGGCGGCTGCCGAGGAATTGGCACTCACGCAGAGTGCCGTGAGCCGGCAGATCCAGGCACTGGAGGATGAGGTGGGGGTACCCCTGTTTTTGCGCCACACGAGGGCTGTGGAGCTCACCGGAGCGGGGGGGCAATTGTTGCGTGCAGCAGTGCCTTCCCTGGAGCGCATCGACTCCGCCGTGCGGCAAATCCGGCGCACCGCGGGGCGCAAAAGTGTGGCCATTTCGACGTGGGCCTCATTCGCCTCCATGTGGCTCATTCCGCGTCTGGAGGCCTTTCAGGCGGAATATCCCGACATCGACATCCGCATCGACGCCACGGACAACCCCGTGGATCTGGACACCAGCGATGTGGACCTCGCCATCCGCTACACCCAGCCTGGCGGGGTGAACTCCGACGCAGTGCGCCTGTTCGGCGAGCAGCTCACCCCGGTAGCCAGCCCATGGTTGCTAAAAAGCGGCGCTCCCTTGCGCAAGGCGGCGGACCTGGCCCGCTTTGCCCTGCTGGAGGCCAGCGACACCCACCGCGTGCAAAACCTGGAGTGGCTCACTTGGAGGCGTTGGCTGGAGCTCAACCAACAACCCCGGCTGGAGCCCAAGCGCTGGATGTATTTCAACTACGCCCACCAGATCGCTCAGGCCGCACTGACCGGACAAGGCATCGCGCTGGCACGCATGCCGCTGGTGGCGGACAGCCTGGCGAGTGGCGACTTGGTGGAGGTACTGCCCGGCGGCCGCATTGACACGCCCATGGTCTATTGGCTTCTGGTGGGCGCTCGCAACAGCAGCCGTCCGGAGATTCAGGCTTTTTGCGACTGGCTGCTGGCCCAAGCCGCTATTACGCGCAAAGCCATCGGCGAGGTACCGGACCCCGAAACCCAGGCGCACCCTGACTGA
- a CDS encoding SH3 domain-containing protein has product MSHITFVRALLLALAGAIAFPTLAQNDALITKRPSTLRDAPADTAGTLASLPAQTPLTRLPVRQGPYVQVRTANGTTGWMHLFDVSSPSEQSSVAATATGALRGLTNFFNRGSAQSHNSTASTTVGIRGLGAEDIANAQPNTAALAQLEGQRQDATQARRFADSAALQVQAVEPLPIPAPPAPPAGPAGRRMESNN; this is encoded by the coding sequence ATGTCACACATCACATTCGTACGCGCATTGCTACTGGCCTTGGCCGGTGCAATCGCATTCCCGACCCTGGCGCAGAACGACGCACTGATCACCAAGCGGCCCAGCACCTTGCGGGATGCGCCCGCAGATACTGCGGGCACTTTGGCCAGCCTGCCTGCACAAACCCCACTCACACGCCTGCCGGTACGCCAAGGCCCCTATGTGCAAGTACGCACGGCCAATGGCACCACCGGTTGGATGCATTTGTTTGATGTGAGCAGCCCTTCCGAACAAAGCAGCGTGGCCGCCACTGCAACGGGCGCGCTACGGGGGCTGACCAACTTTTTCAACCGCGGTAGCGCGCAGTCCCACAACAGCACCGCCTCGACCACCGTAGGTATCCGGGGATTGGGCGCAGAAGATATTGCCAACGCACAGCCCAACACGGCGGCGCTGGCACAGCTGGAAGGCCAGCGCCAGGACGCCACCCAAGCCCGGAGATTTGCGGACAGCGCTGCCTTGCAGGTGCAAGCGGTAGAACCCTTGCCAATCCCCGCTCCGCCGGCACCACCGGCAGGTCCTGCAGGCCGTCGTATGGAGAGCAACAACTGA